In one window of Oryzias melastigma strain HK-1 linkage group LG5, ASM292280v2, whole genome shotgun sequence DNA:
- the gpd1b gene encoding glycerol-3-phosphate dehydrogenase 1b: MAAPKKVCVIGSGNWGSAIAKIVGANAAKYDTFDSTVKMWVFEETVNGRKLSEIINTDHENVKYLPGHKLPHNVLAVPDLVETVKEADILIFVVPHQFIAKVCDTIKDHIKKDAVGMSLIKGVDAGPEGLKLISEVIRGNLGITMTVLMGANIANEVADEKFCETTIGCKDKVYGPLLKELMQTPNFRVTVVEESDVVEICGALKNIVAVGAGFCDGLGFGDNTKAAVIRLGLMEMIAFARLFCTDCAVSPATFLESCGVADLITTCYGGRNRKIGEAFAKTGKSIEQLESELLNGQKLQGPATASEVHQILKQKSMIEKFPLFTAVFEICFDGRPVTEFISCLQSHPEHM, from the exons ATGGCAGCGCCCAAGAAAGTGTGTGTGATCGGCTCAGGGAACTG GGGCTCTGCTATTGCCAAAATTGTTGGTGCCAATGCAGCCAAGTACGACACGTTTGACAGCACGGTGAAGATGTGGGTGTTTGAGGAGACGGTGAACGGCCGGAAGCTCAGCGAGATCATCAACACAGACCATGAGAATGTGAAGTACCTGCCCGGTCATAAGCTGCCACACAATGTG CTAGCTGTTCCAGACTTGGTTGAGACGGTCAAGGAAGCAGACATTCTGATATTTGTGGTGCCGCACCAGTTTATTGCAAAAGTGTGCGACACCATCAAGGACCACATAAAGAAAGATGCTGTTGGGATGTCTCTCATCAAG GGTGTGGATGCAGGTCCTGAAGGTCTGAAGCTCATCTCTGAGGTCATCCGGGGGAATCTCGGCATCACCATGACCGTGCTCATGGGGGCAAACATCGCCAACGAGGTGGCTGATGAAAAGTTCTGTGAAACAACCATAG GGTGTAAGGACAAAGTATATGGACCACTGCTGAAGGAGCTCATGCAGACCCCCAACTTCCGTGTGACTGTGGTGGAGGAGTCTGATGTGGTGGAGATCTGCGGTGCTCTAAAG AACATTGTAGCCGTGGGAGCTGGGTTTTGTGACGGCCTGGGATTTGGCGACAACACCAAGGCAGCAGTGATACGTCTCGGCCTAATGGAGATGATTGCCTTTGCAAGACTCTTTTGCACAGACTGCGCCGTCTCCCCGGCAACCTTCCTGGAGAGCTGCGGTGTCGCCGACCTCATCACAACCTGCTACGGAGGACGCAACCGAAAGATTGGAGAGGCCTTTGCCAAAACAGGAAAA agTATTGAGCAGCTGGAGAGTGAGCTGCTGAACGGGCAGAAGCTCCAGGGTCCAGCAACAGCCAGTGAAGTCCACCAGATATTGAAACAGAAAAGCATGATAGAGAA GTTTCCTCTTTTCACTGCTGTTTTTGAGATCTGCTTCGATGGCCGACCTGTCACAGAGTTCATTAGCTGTTTGCAAAGCCATCCAGAGCACATGTAA